A stretch of Myceligenerans xiligouense DNA encodes these proteins:
- a CDS encoding sugar ABC transporter substrate-binding protein, translated as MRRSILTAATAVAATLALAACSGGEEPAAEESAAAPELEGSLTVWVDETRIDIFTELAEDYSDERGIEMEVVQKASGDIREEFVQQVPTGKGPDVVVGAHDWTGEFVTNGVVQPIELGDKAASFSDVSVAAYTYDGAVYGVPYAVENIALVRNDDLVSDTPATFDELVAQNDDTGADYPVVIQQGDEGDAYHLYPLQTSFGAPVFAQNADGSYSPELALGGDAGDAFAEYLGELGDQGVLDPAIDGEKAKQLFLDGKTPYMVTGPWYAAEFTAADMNISVLPVPSAGGEPAEPFVGVQGAFISSKTENALVANDFVTNYLGSADVQLRLAEAGGRAPASTEAAGQVDDVIMQQFSEAAGTSPMPSIPEMGSVWQYWGVTEVELIQGKAKDPATSWNTMVENIQGAIDG; from the coding sequence ATGCGACGGAGCATCCTGACGGCGGCCACCGCCGTCGCGGCAACGCTGGCGCTGGCCGCGTGCTCGGGCGGCGAGGAGCCGGCAGCCGAGGAATCGGCCGCGGCCCCCGAGCTCGAGGGCAGCCTGACGGTGTGGGTCGACGAGACCCGGATCGACATCTTCACCGAGCTCGCCGAGGACTACTCGGACGAGCGCGGCATCGAGATGGAGGTCGTGCAGAAGGCGTCGGGCGACATCCGCGAGGAGTTCGTGCAGCAGGTCCCGACCGGCAAGGGGCCGGACGTCGTGGTCGGCGCCCACGACTGGACCGGCGAGTTCGTCACCAACGGCGTGGTCCAGCCCATCGAGCTCGGCGACAAGGCAGCGAGCTTCTCCGACGTGTCGGTCGCCGCGTACACCTACGACGGCGCCGTCTACGGCGTGCCCTACGCGGTCGAGAACATCGCCCTGGTCCGCAACGACGACCTGGTCTCCGACACCCCGGCGACCTTCGACGAGCTCGTCGCGCAGAACGACGACACCGGTGCCGACTACCCCGTCGTCATCCAGCAGGGCGACGAGGGCGACGCGTACCACCTCTACCCGCTGCAGACCTCGTTCGGCGCCCCCGTCTTCGCGCAGAACGCGGACGGCTCCTACAGCCCCGAGCTCGCCCTCGGCGGCGACGCCGGCGACGCGTTCGCCGAGTACCTCGGCGAGCTCGGCGACCAGGGCGTCCTCGACCCGGCGATCGACGGCGAGAAGGCCAAGCAGCTCTTCCTCGACGGCAAGACCCCGTACATGGTCACAGGCCCCTGGTACGCCGCCGAGTTCACGGCGGCCGACATGAACATCTCCGTGCTTCCCGTCCCGAGCGCCGGCGGCGAGCCCGCCGAGCCGTTCGTCGGCGTGCAGGGCGCGTTCATCAGCTCCAAGACCGAGAACGCCCTGGTCGCCAACGACTTCGTGACCAACTACCTCGGCTCGGCCGACGTGCAGCTGCGCCTCGCCGAGGCCGGCGGGCGTGCCCCCGCCTCGACCGAGGCGGCCGGCCAGGTCGACGACGTCATCATGCAGCAGTTCTCCGAGGCCGCCGGCACCTCCCCGATGCCGTCCATCCCCGAGATGGGCTCCGTGTGGCAGTACTGGGGCGTGACCGAGGTCGAGCTCATCCAGGGCAAGGCCAAGGACCCCGCCACGTCCTGGAACACGATGGTCGAGAACATCCAGGGCGCCATCGACGGCTGA
- a CDS encoding glycoside hydrolase family 13 protein, with amino-acid sequence MTRTELPAVPLTGGDQVHAPAPGTEWWRDAVIYQVYPRSFADGNGDGMGDLPGITARLDHLAKLGVDAVWLSPFYRSPQKDAGYDVTDYRQIDPLFGTLDDFDAMRARAHELGLRVIVDLVPNHSSDQHAWFQEALESPAGSRARERYVFRDGKGADGTEPPNNWQSIFGGPAWTRLAPREDDGPAGPQWYLHLFDSSQPDLNWEDLEVRAEFEDVLRFWLDRGVDGFRVDVAHGMVKADGLPDWGGKVAMVEGSDAADSAEGIGAPGGSNEGPMFDQDGVHDIYRAWHKVLAEYDGDRCLVAEAWVSPMSRLARYVREDEMQQAFNFAFLTTKWDAATIRGVVTESLETMDAVGAPTTWVLSNHDVVRHASRLGLVEMADGPMNGIGPRDPQPDAELGLRRARAATLLMLGLPGSAYLYQGEELGLPDHTTLPDDVRQDPAFFRTAGAETGRDGCRIPLPWEADRPGLGFGSTEATWLPQPDSYRALAADQQYGVDGSTFELYRSALTARRAENLGQGGLTWVAGYADAKDVVALRVADVVVLANLGPAPVALPDGAEVLIASGPLAESAEGPALPTDTTVWVRA; translated from the coding sequence ATGACTCGCACCGAACTCCCCGCCGTGCCCCTGACCGGCGGCGACCAGGTCCACGCCCCCGCCCCGGGCACCGAGTGGTGGCGTGACGCCGTCATCTACCAGGTGTACCCGCGCTCGTTCGCCGACGGGAACGGGGACGGGATGGGCGACCTGCCCGGCATCACGGCACGGCTCGACCACCTGGCCAAGCTCGGCGTCGACGCGGTCTGGCTCAGCCCGTTCTACCGCTCCCCGCAGAAGGACGCGGGGTACGACGTCACCGACTACCGGCAGATCGACCCGCTGTTCGGCACGCTCGACGACTTCGACGCCATGCGCGCCCGCGCGCACGAGCTCGGCCTGCGGGTCATCGTCGACCTGGTCCCCAACCACAGCTCCGACCAGCACGCCTGGTTCCAGGAGGCCCTGGAGTCCCCGGCCGGGTCCCGCGCGCGCGAGCGCTACGTGTTCCGTGACGGCAAGGGGGCCGACGGCACCGAGCCGCCGAACAACTGGCAGTCGATCTTCGGCGGACCCGCGTGGACGCGGCTCGCCCCTCGTGAGGACGACGGCCCCGCGGGCCCGCAGTGGTACCTGCACCTCTTCGACTCGTCGCAGCCGGACCTGAACTGGGAGGACCTGGAGGTCCGGGCCGAGTTCGAGGACGTGCTGCGGTTCTGGCTGGACCGGGGCGTGGACGGTTTCCGTGTCGACGTGGCGCACGGCATGGTCAAGGCCGACGGCCTGCCGGACTGGGGCGGCAAGGTCGCCATGGTCGAGGGCTCGGACGCGGCGGACTCCGCGGAGGGCATCGGCGCGCCGGGCGGCTCGAACGAGGGCCCGATGTTCGACCAGGACGGCGTGCACGACATCTACCGCGCCTGGCACAAGGTGCTCGCCGAGTACGACGGCGACCGCTGCCTCGTCGCCGAGGCCTGGGTCAGCCCCATGTCCCGCCTCGCACGGTACGTGCGCGAGGACGAGATGCAGCAGGCGTTCAACTTCGCGTTCCTCACCACGAAGTGGGACGCGGCGACGATCCGCGGCGTGGTCACCGAGTCGCTCGAGACCATGGACGCCGTCGGCGCTCCCACCACCTGGGTGCTGTCGAACCACGACGTCGTGCGGCACGCGTCGCGCCTCGGCCTCGTCGAGATGGCCGACGGCCCGATGAACGGCATCGGCCCGCGGGACCCTCAGCCCGACGCCGAGCTCGGCCTGCGCCGCGCCCGCGCCGCCACGCTCCTCATGCTCGGGCTGCCCGGATCCGCGTACCTCTACCAGGGTGAGGAGCTGGGGCTGCCCGACCACACGACGCTGCCCGACGACGTCCGCCAGGACCCGGCGTTCTTCCGCACCGCTGGTGCGGAGACCGGCCGCGACGGCTGCCGTATCCCGCTGCCGTGGGAGGCGGACCGCCCCGGCCTGGGCTTCGGTTCGACGGAGGCGACGTGGCTGCCCCAGCCCGACTCCTACCGGGCGCTGGCCGCGGACCAGCAGTACGGCGTGGACGGCTCGACGTTCGAGCTGTACCGCTCCGCGCTCACGGCGCGCCGGGCCGAGAACCTCGGCCAGGGCGGACTGACCTGGGTGGCCGGGTACGCGGACGCGAAGGACGTGGTCGCCCTCCGCGTGGCCGACGTCGTCGTCCTCGCCAACCTCGGCCCGGCGCCGGTCGCGCTGCCCGACGGCGCCGAGGTGCTCATCGCCTCGGGCCCGCTGGCTGAGTCGGCCGAGGGCCCGGCCCTCCCGACGGACACGACGGTCTGGGTTCGCGCCTGA
- a CDS encoding ABC transporter permease subunit yields MTEVSLGGPAGTRGTRGSDSHARRTGPGWYVKIVLMAAVNALGLYGVWTAVMVGSWGVAVFLALAVAAADWVYFSRRMLPAKYLYPGLVLLLAFQLFVMLYTAYVAFTNYGDGHNSTKADAVAAISAQNERRVEGSETFPLTVVEQDGELGFAVLRDGEVVVGDADTPLEPATGSDDGARVTAVDGWTTLEFAELVSRSAEITELRVPFSGDPADGGLRTQDGSLGFVAAPVLVYDDATDTFTNANTGVTYTPDDHGSFVSADGEALTPGWRVGVGFENFTAIFTEDRLAGPFFQVLVWTFVFAGLSVVTTFALGLFLAMVFNDPRVKGRKVYRSLLILPYAFPAFLATLVWRGMLNEKFGWVNEVLLGGAEIPWLTDPWLAKVSVLAVNLWLGFPYMFLVTTGALQSIPGDVLESARVDGASRWRAIRSIVLPLLMVSTAPLLISAFAFNFNNFALIYMLTGGGPHFEGAPVLVGHTDILISMVYSVAFDSGVKQYGLASAVSLLIFVIVGVISWLGFRRTRTLEEL; encoded by the coding sequence ATGACCGAGGTTTCGCTCGGAGGCCCGGCCGGCACGCGCGGCACACGAGGGAGCGACTCCCACGCCCGCCGCACGGGGCCCGGCTGGTACGTGAAGATCGTGCTCATGGCGGCGGTGAACGCCCTGGGCCTGTACGGGGTCTGGACCGCCGTCATGGTGGGTTCCTGGGGCGTGGCGGTGTTCCTGGCGCTCGCCGTGGCCGCCGCGGACTGGGTGTACTTCTCCCGCCGGATGCTCCCGGCGAAGTACCTGTACCCCGGCCTGGTGCTGCTGCTGGCGTTCCAGCTGTTCGTCATGCTGTACACGGCGTACGTGGCGTTCACCAACTACGGCGACGGCCACAACTCCACCAAGGCGGACGCCGTCGCCGCCATCTCCGCGCAGAACGAGCGGCGTGTGGAGGGGTCCGAGACCTTCCCGCTCACGGTGGTGGAGCAGGACGGCGAGCTCGGGTTCGCGGTCCTGCGCGACGGCGAGGTCGTCGTCGGTGACGCGGACACGCCGCTGGAGCCCGCGACCGGGTCCGACGACGGCGCCCGCGTGACCGCCGTCGACGGCTGGACCACGCTCGAGTTCGCCGAGCTCGTGTCGCGCTCGGCCGAGATCACCGAGCTGCGCGTGCCGTTCTCCGGCGACCCGGCCGACGGCGGCCTGCGTACCCAGGACGGCTCGCTCGGCTTCGTCGCCGCGCCGGTGCTCGTGTACGACGACGCCACCGACACCTTCACGAACGCGAACACGGGCGTCACCTACACGCCGGACGACCACGGTTCCTTCGTGTCCGCCGACGGCGAGGCACTCACTCCCGGCTGGCGGGTCGGCGTGGGCTTCGAGAACTTCACCGCCATCTTCACCGAGGACCGGCTGGCCGGCCCGTTCTTCCAGGTGCTGGTGTGGACCTTCGTGTTCGCCGGGCTGTCGGTGGTCACCACCTTCGCGCTGGGTCTGTTCCTGGCGATGGTGTTCAACGACCCGCGCGTGAAGGGGCGCAAGGTCTACCGGTCGCTGCTGATCCTCCCGTACGCCTTCCCCGCGTTCCTCGCGACGCTCGTGTGGCGGGGGATGCTCAACGAGAAGTTCGGCTGGGTCAACGAGGTGCTGCTGGGCGGGGCGGAGATCCCGTGGCTCACGGACCCGTGGCTCGCGAAGGTCTCGGTCCTGGCCGTGAACCTCTGGCTGGGCTTCCCGTACATGTTCCTGGTCACCACGGGTGCGCTGCAGTCGATCCCGGGCGACGTCCTCGAGTCCGCGCGCGTGGACGGCGCGAGCCGGTGGCGGGCGATCCGGTCGATCGTGCTGCCGCTGCTCATGGTGTCCACGGCGCCGCTGCTGATCTCGGCGTTCGCGTTCAACTTCAACAACTTCGCGCTGATCTACATGCTCACCGGAGGTGGGCCGCACTTCGAGGGCGCGCCGGTGCTCGTGGGGCACACGGACATCCTCATCTCGATGGTGTACTCCGTGGCGTTCGACTCGGGCGTCAAGCAGTACGGACTCGCCAGCGCGGTGTCGCTGCTGATCTTCGTGATTGTCGGCGTCATCTCCTGGCTCGGCTTCCGCCGCACCCGGACCCTGGAGGAACTGTGA
- a CDS encoding LacI family DNA-binding transcriptional regulator, whose translation MSPRLPLVRTRLSDLAAQAGVSTATVSRVLNGKPGVAGETRQAVLTALDVLGYERPAALRARPAGLVGLVVPELSNPVFPAFAQAIESQLTEHGYTPLLCTQSPGGTTEDEYVETLIDHAVDGIVFASGKHADMRASRERYQRLRGRGMPIVLVNGYAEGIDAPFVSPDDAASIELSVRHLVSLGHRRIGLAIGPDRFVPARRKIDAFCAELVAHGLAGSAEEVKEQHVVGTLYTLEGGQAAASELIAAGHTGIVTGSDLMALGAIRAARQRGLSVPGDVSVVGYDDSPLVAFTDPPLTTVRQPVTDMARAAVSALLTEIHGERAPRTELLFTPELVVRGSTGAAPVA comes from the coding sequence ATGTCACCTAGGCTGCCTCTCGTGCGCACCCGACTCTCCGACCTCGCGGCCCAGGCCGGCGTGTCCACGGCGACGGTGTCCCGCGTGCTGAACGGAAAGCCGGGTGTCGCCGGTGAGACCCGCCAGGCAGTCCTGACCGCGCTCGACGTGCTCGGCTACGAGCGCCCGGCGGCTCTGCGCGCACGCCCCGCCGGGCTGGTCGGCCTCGTGGTGCCGGAGCTGTCGAACCCCGTGTTCCCCGCGTTCGCGCAGGCCATCGAGTCGCAGCTCACCGAGCACGGCTACACGCCACTGTTGTGCACCCAGTCCCCCGGCGGCACCACCGAGGACGAGTACGTCGAGACGCTCATCGACCACGCCGTGGACGGCATCGTGTTCGCGTCGGGCAAGCACGCCGACATGCGCGCGTCGCGGGAGCGGTACCAGCGGCTGCGTGGCCGCGGAATGCCGATCGTCCTCGTCAACGGCTACGCGGAGGGCATCGACGCTCCGTTCGTCTCTCCTGATGACGCGGCCAGCATCGAGCTGTCGGTGCGGCACCTGGTCTCGCTGGGGCACCGCAGGATCGGGCTCGCGATCGGGCCGGACCGGTTCGTCCCCGCGCGGCGCAAGATCGACGCGTTCTGCGCCGAGCTGGTCGCCCACGGGCTGGCCGGCAGCGCCGAGGAGGTCAAGGAGCAGCACGTCGTCGGCACCCTGTACACGCTGGAGGGCGGGCAGGCGGCCGCGAGCGAGCTCATCGCCGCAGGCCACACCGGGATCGTGACGGGCTCGGACCTCATGGCGCTCGGCGCGATCCGCGCCGCCAGGCAGCGCGGCCTGTCCGTGCCCGGCGACGTGTCCGTGGTCGGGTACGACGACTCGCCCCTCGTGGCGTTCACCGACCCGCCGCTGACCACCGTGCGCCAGCCCGTCACCGACATGGCCCGCGCGGCGGTCTCCGCCCTGCTCACCGAGATCCACGGGGAGCGCGCACCGCGCACGGAGCTGCTCTTCACGCCCGAGCTCGTGGTGCGCGGGTCGACGGGCGCCGCGCCCGTCGCGTGA
- a CDS encoding carbohydrate-binding module family 20 domain-containing protein: MTRRTPLFALLTALIAALATMATLGLMTATSKDAAASTPPRGDKDVILNLFQWTWNSVASECTDTIGPAGFGYVQVSPPNEHVTGTQWWTSYQPVSYQIESKLGTRAEFAAMVNACHSAGVGVIADAVVNHMAADSGTGVAGSTYGQDSFPGIYGGNDFNDCKTNISDYGNRWEVQNCRLVSLQDLRTGSDYVRGRLAAYFDDLTSLGVDGFRIDAAKHIPADDLAAIKAETSGAYWVHEVIGAAGEPIQPSEYTGSGDVHEFDYSRQLKHDFDGQIKNLRYIGDGKLPSDVAGVFVDNHDTERNGESMNYQWGAKYVLANTFMLSWPYGSPSVYSGYEFTDYDAGVPGSTSTTVPDANCGGVFTCTQRWTEIQGMVGFHNEVAGTGVTNWWDDGSNNIGYGRGDSGYVAINNTGSSVTRTYQTSLPAGTYCDVVAASDCSVTRTVDGSGQLNATIPAYGAVAVHVGATSGSTPSPTAETGDVSVAAHADTVWGQSVYLVGDLPELGSWTPANGVALSAASYPTWTGTVDLPAGTTFEYKYVKIDGSGNATWESGANRTATVGADGSLALDDTWR, encoded by the coding sequence ATGACGCGCCGAACACCGTTGTTCGCCCTGCTCACAGCCTTGATCGCCGCCCTTGCCACCATGGCCACGCTCGGCCTGATGACCGCCACCTCCAAGGACGCGGCCGCCAGCACGCCCCCGCGCGGTGACAAGGACGTGATCCTCAACCTCTTCCAGTGGACGTGGAACTCCGTGGCCTCGGAGTGCACCGACACCATCGGACCCGCCGGCTTCGGCTACGTCCAGGTGTCCCCGCCCAACGAGCACGTCACCGGTACCCAGTGGTGGACCTCCTACCAGCCCGTGTCGTACCAGATCGAGTCCAAGCTCGGCACGCGCGCCGAGTTCGCCGCGATGGTGAACGCCTGCCACTCCGCCGGCGTCGGCGTCATCGCGGACGCCGTCGTCAACCACATGGCCGCGGACTCCGGGACCGGCGTCGCGGGCAGCACCTACGGCCAGGACTCCTTTCCCGGCATCTACGGCGGTAACGACTTCAACGACTGCAAGACGAACATCAGCGACTACGGCAACCGCTGGGAGGTGCAGAACTGCCGCCTGGTGAGCCTGCAGGACCTGCGCACCGGCTCCGACTACGTGCGCGGCAGGCTGGCCGCCTACTTCGACGACCTGACCTCGCTCGGCGTCGACGGGTTCCGCATCGACGCGGCCAAGCACATCCCGGCCGACGACCTCGCGGCGATCAAGGCGGAGACCTCCGGTGCCTACTGGGTCCACGAGGTGATCGGCGCCGCCGGCGAGCCGATCCAGCCGTCCGAGTACACGGGTAGCGGTGACGTGCACGAGTTCGACTACTCCCGCCAGCTCAAGCACGACTTCGACGGCCAGATCAAGAACCTGCGATACATCGGCGACGGCAAGCTCCCGAGCGACGTCGCCGGCGTGTTCGTCGACAACCACGACACAGAGCGCAACGGCGAGTCCATGAACTACCAGTGGGGCGCCAAGTACGTGCTGGCCAACACGTTCATGCTGTCCTGGCCGTACGGCTCGCCGTCGGTCTACTCGGGCTACGAGTTCACCGACTACGACGCCGGTGTGCCCGGATCCACCAGCACCACCGTGCCCGACGCGAACTGCGGCGGCGTGTTCACCTGCACCCAGCGCTGGACCGAGATCCAGGGCATGGTCGGGTTCCACAACGAGGTGGCCGGTACCGGCGTGACGAACTGGTGGGACGACGGCAGCAACAACATCGGCTACGGCCGCGGCGACAGCGGCTACGTGGCCATCAACAACACCGGCTCGTCCGTGACCCGCACGTACCAGACCTCGCTCCCGGCCGGGACGTACTGCGACGTCGTCGCCGCCTCGGACTGCTCGGTCACCCGCACTGTGGACGGCTCCGGGCAGCTGAACGCGACGATCCCCGCGTACGGCGCGGTGGCGGTGCACGTGGGAGCGACGTCGGGCAGCACGCCGTCGCCGACGGCGGAGACCGGGGACGTCTCCGTCGCGGCGCACGCCGACACCGTGTGGGGCCAGAGCGTCTACCTCGTGGGCGACCTCCCCGAGCTCGGGTCCTGGACGCCCGCGAACGGCGTCGCGCTGTCGGCGGCCTCCTACCCGACGTGGACCGGAACGGTCGACCTCCCGGCGGGTACCACGTTCGAGTACAAGTACGTGAAGATCGACGGGAGCGGGAACGCGACCTGGGAGAGCGGCGCGAACCGCACCGCGACCGTGGGCGCGGACGGCTCGCTCGCCCTGGACGACACCTGGAGGTAG
- a CDS encoding sugar ABC transporter permease, producing MTKTASREDAPLADRYRIRHDAGPRGARWWTEVGWRHLVGIVMVVICVVPLLYVISASLNPSGTFTGSNRLFSEVGWNNYAELFESRYWQWFVNSFVIATTTAIGTVLMGGAAAYAFSRFRFSGRRAALTTLLLVQMFPQMLAVVAVFLVLLTIGDVIPVLGTNSTLALIAVYLGGALGVNTFLMYGFFNTVPREIDEAAKIDGAGHAQIFWTIILRLVSPILAVVGLLSFIGTFGEFIIAKTVLQSPDRLTLAVGLYQWASDERNAPWGLFSAGAVLAAVPVVVLFLFLQKYIVGGLTSGSVKG from the coding sequence GTGACCAAGACCGCGTCCCGGGAGGACGCGCCCCTCGCGGACCGGTACCGGATCCGGCACGACGCCGGCCCGCGCGGCGCGCGCTGGTGGACCGAGGTGGGCTGGCGGCACCTGGTCGGGATCGTGATGGTCGTGATCTGCGTGGTTCCGCTGCTTTACGTGATCTCCGCGTCGCTCAACCCGTCGGGGACGTTCACCGGGTCCAACCGGCTGTTCAGCGAGGTGGGCTGGAACAACTACGCCGAGCTGTTCGAGTCGCGCTACTGGCAGTGGTTCGTCAACTCGTTCGTCATCGCCACCACGACCGCGATCGGGACCGTCCTCATGGGCGGGGCGGCGGCCTACGCCTTCAGCCGCTTCCGCTTCTCGGGACGCCGCGCCGCCCTGACGACCCTGCTGCTGGTGCAGATGTTCCCGCAGATGCTGGCGGTCGTGGCGGTCTTCCTGGTGCTGCTCACCATCGGGGACGTGATCCCGGTGCTGGGCACCAACTCGACCCTCGCCCTCATCGCGGTGTACCTGGGTGGCGCGCTGGGGGTGAACACGTTCCTCATGTACGGCTTCTTCAACACGGTGCCGCGCGAGATCGACGAGGCCGCGAAGATCGACGGGGCCGGTCACGCCCAGATCTTCTGGACCATCATCCTGCGCCTCGTGTCACCGATCCTCGCCGTGGTGGGGCTGCTCAGCTTCATCGGGACGTTCGGCGAGTTCATCATCGCCAAGACCGTGCTGCAGAGCCCCGACCGCCTCACGCTCGCGGTGGGCCTCTACCAGTGGGCATCCGACGAGCGCAACGCCCCCTGGGGGCTGTTCTCCGCGGGCGCGGTGCTGGCGGCGGTTCCGGTGGTGGTGCTGTTCCTCTTCCTCCAGAAGTACATCGTCGGCGGCCTCACCTCGGGATCCGTCAAGGGCTGA
- the dusB gene encoding tRNA dihydrouridine synthase DusB, protein MGRVTSLLDRAGTPAPTPAAAPVLPPLRIGPITVATPVVLAPMAGVTNRAFRTLCREAGQSTGFDPGLYVAEMVTSRALVERNEAALRIVTFGADESPRSAQVYGVDPATVGAAVRIIAAEDRADHVDLNFGCPVPKVTRKGGGAALPWKRQLFTDIVREAVGAAEPYGIPVTIKMRKGIDDDHLTYLEAGRIAEGLGVAAVALHARTAAQHYSGVADWESIARLKEAVRTVPVLGNGDIWSAEDAIDMVRRTGADGVVVGRGCQGRPWLFADLAAAFNGSDARVRPGLREVADVLYRHGELMIDYYDGDEHRGVRDLRKHMAWYLKGYAVGGEARHALARVSSLAELRELLDTLDLTVGYPGADAEGQRGRAGTPKTPHLPYGWLDSRELDAEFEAKLREAELSVSGG, encoded by the coding sequence ATGGGGCGCGTGACTTCCCTTCTCGACCGTGCCGGCACGCCCGCGCCGACTCCCGCGGCGGCTCCCGTGCTGCCTCCGTTGCGGATCGGGCCGATCACCGTGGCGACCCCGGTGGTGCTCGCTCCGATGGCGGGCGTGACGAACCGCGCCTTCCGCACGCTGTGCCGCGAGGCCGGGCAGAGCACCGGCTTCGACCCGGGCCTGTATGTCGCGGAGATGGTCACCTCCCGCGCCCTCGTGGAGCGCAACGAGGCGGCGCTGCGGATCGTCACGTTCGGCGCGGACGAGTCACCGCGGTCCGCCCAGGTGTACGGCGTCGACCCGGCCACGGTCGGCGCGGCGGTCCGGATCATCGCCGCCGAGGACCGCGCCGACCACGTCGACCTCAACTTCGGCTGCCCCGTGCCCAAGGTGACCCGCAAGGGTGGCGGCGCGGCGCTGCCGTGGAAGAGGCAGCTCTTCACGGACATCGTGCGCGAGGCCGTCGGCGCCGCCGAGCCGTACGGCATCCCGGTGACGATCAAGATGCGCAAGGGCATCGACGACGACCACCTCACCTATCTCGAGGCCGGGCGCATCGCCGAAGGGCTGGGAGTCGCCGCCGTCGCCCTGCACGCGCGCACGGCCGCGCAGCACTACTCCGGCGTCGCCGACTGGGAGTCGATCGCGCGCCTCAAGGAGGCCGTCCGCACCGTCCCGGTGCTCGGCAACGGCGACATCTGGTCCGCGGAGGACGCGATCGACATGGTCCGCCGCACGGGAGCCGACGGCGTGGTGGTGGGCCGCGGCTGCCAGGGCCGCCCCTGGCTCTTCGCCGACCTGGCCGCCGCCTTCAACGGCTCGGACGCCCGCGTCCGCCCGGGCCTGCGCGAGGTGGCCGACGTCCTGTACCGCCACGGCGAACTGATGATCGACTACTACGACGGCGACGAGCACCGCGGCGTCCGTGACCTGCGCAAACACATGGCCTGGTACCTCAAGGGCTACGCGGTGGGCGGCGAGGCCCGGCACGCGCTCGCGCGCGTCTCCTCGCTGGCGGAGCTGCGCGAGCTGCTCGACACCCTGGACCTGACGGTCGGCTACCCGGGAGCCGACGCCGAAGGACAGCGCGGGCGCGCCGGCACTCCGAAGACACCGCACCTGCCGTACGGGTGGCTGGACTCCCGAGAACTGGACGCCGAGTTCGAGGCCAAGCTCCGCGAGGCGGAACTGAGCGTCAGCGGGGGGTGA